A genome region from Mycobacterium florentinum includes the following:
- a CDS encoding ubiquitin-like protein Pup, translated as MAQEQTKRGGGGGDEDDVVGTTAAGQERREKLTEETDDLLDEIDDVLEENAEDFVRAYVQKGGQ; from the coding sequence ATGGCGCAGGAGCAGACCAAACGTGGCGGTGGCGGCGGCGACGAAGATGACGTCGTTGGCACTACCGCTGCGGGCCAAGAGCGTCGCGAGAAACTGACCGAGGAAACCGACGATCTGCTCGACGAGATTGACGACGTCCTGGAGGAAAACGCCGAGGACTTCGTCCGCGCGTACGTCCAAAAGGGCGGACAGTGA
- the prcA gene encoding proteasome subunit alpha, with product MSFPYFISPEQAMRERSELARKGIARGRSVVALAYAGGVLFVAENPSRSLQKISELYDRVGFAAAGKFNEFDNLRRGGIQFADTRGYAYDRRDVTGRQLANVYAQTLGTIFTEQAKPYEVELCVAEVAHYGETKPPELYRITYDGSIADEPHFVVMGGTTEPIATALKESYAENADLHDALGIALEALRAGSPNGGDEPSLDVASLEVAILDANRPRRAFRRIGRSTLENLLQEVDSKGSKSDSEPSDSEGDTSD from the coding sequence GTGAGCTTCCCGTATTTCATCTCGCCTGAGCAGGCGATGCGTGAGCGCAGCGAGCTCGCGCGCAAGGGCATCGCCCGGGGCCGCAGCGTCGTGGCGCTGGCCTACGCCGGTGGCGTGCTGTTCGTCGCGGAGAACCCGTCGCGGTCGCTGCAGAAGATCAGCGAACTCTACGACCGCGTGGGCTTCGCGGCCGCGGGCAAGTTCAACGAGTTCGACAATCTGCGGCGCGGCGGCATCCAGTTCGCCGACACCCGCGGCTACGCCTACGACCGCCGCGACGTCACCGGCCGGCAGCTGGCCAACGTCTACGCGCAGACCCTGGGCACCATCTTCACCGAGCAGGCCAAGCCCTACGAGGTGGAGTTGTGCGTCGCCGAGGTCGCGCACTACGGCGAGACCAAACCGCCTGAGTTGTACCGGATCACCTACGACGGTTCCATCGCCGACGAGCCGCACTTCGTGGTGATGGGCGGTACCACCGAGCCGATCGCCACCGCGCTCAAGGAGTCTTACGCCGAAAACGCCGACCTGCACGACGCTTTGGGGATCGCGTTGGAGGCGCTGCGGGCGGGCAGCCCCAACGGCGGCGACGAGCCTTCGCTGGATGTGGCCAGCCTCGAGGTCGCCATCCTGGACGCCAACCGGCCCCGGCGCGCGTTCCGGCGGATCGGCCGGTCCACCCTGGAAAACCTCCTGCAGGAGGTGGATTCGAAGGGCTCGAAATCCGATTCGGAGCCGTCGGATTCCGAAGGCGACACTTCGGATTAG
- the dop gene encoding pup deamidase/depupylase, whose translation MQRIIGTEVEYGISSPSDPTANPILTSTQAVLAYAAAAGIQRAKRTRWDYEVESPLRDARGFDLSRSAGPPPVVDADEVGAANMILTNGARLYVDHAHPEYSAPECTDPLDAVIWDKAGERVMEAAARHVASVPGAAKLQLYKNNVDGKGASYGSHENYLMSRQTPFSAIIAGLTPFFVSRQVVTGSGRVGIGPSGDEPGFQLSQRSDYIEVEVGLETTLKRGIINTRDEPHADADRYRRLHVIIGDANLAETSTYLKLGTTALVLDLIEEGPQHGIDLSDLALARPVHAVHAISRDPSLRVAVALADGRELTALALQRIYLDRVAKLVDGRDPDPRAAHVVETWAHVLDLLERDPMECAELLDWPAKLRLLEGFRQRENLSWSAPRLHLVDLQYSDVRLDKGLYNRLVARGSMKRLVSEHQVIEAVDNPPTDTRAYFRGECLRRFGADIAAASWDSVIFDLGGDSLVRIPTLEPLRGSKAHVGALLDSVDSAVELVEQLTS comes from the coding sequence ATGCAACGGATTATCGGGACGGAGGTCGAGTACGGCATTTCGTCGCCGTCCGACCCGACCGCCAACCCGATCCTTACTTCGACTCAGGCAGTGCTGGCCTACGCGGCCGCCGCCGGCATTCAGCGCGCCAAGCGCACCCGGTGGGACTACGAGGTGGAGTCGCCGCTGCGCGACGCCCGTGGCTTCGACCTGAGCCGCTCGGCCGGGCCGCCGCCGGTGGTCGACGCCGACGAGGTCGGCGCGGCAAACATGATCCTGACCAACGGGGCACGGCTCTATGTCGACCACGCGCACCCCGAGTACTCCGCGCCCGAGTGCACCGACCCGCTCGACGCGGTCATCTGGGACAAGGCCGGCGAGCGGGTGATGGAGGCCGCCGCGCGCCACGTCGCCAGCGTGCCCGGAGCCGCCAAGCTCCAGCTCTACAAGAACAATGTCGACGGCAAGGGCGCCTCGTACGGGTCGCACGAGAACTACCTGATGTCCCGACAGACGCCGTTTTCGGCCATCATCGCAGGTCTGACGCCGTTCTTTGTGTCCCGGCAGGTCGTCACCGGCTCCGGCCGGGTCGGCATCGGCCCCTCGGGTGACGAGCCCGGCTTCCAGCTCTCCCAGCGCTCCGACTACATCGAGGTCGAGGTCGGGCTGGAGACCACGCTCAAGCGCGGCATCATCAACACCCGCGACGAACCGCACGCCGACGCCGACCGGTATCGCCGGCTGCACGTGATCATCGGCGACGCCAACCTCGCCGAGACGTCGACCTACCTGAAGCTGGGCACCACGGCGCTGGTCCTGGATCTGATCGAAGAAGGCCCGCAGCACGGCATCGACCTCAGCGATCTCGCGCTGGCCCGGCCGGTGCATGCGGTCCATGCGATCAGTCGCGATCCGTCGCTGCGGGTGGCGGTGGCCCTGGCCGATGGCCGGGAGCTGACTGCGCTTGCGCTGCAACGGATCTACCTCGACCGGGTGGCCAAACTGGTCGACGGTCGCGACCCCGACCCGCGGGCAGCGCACGTTGTCGAGACCTGGGCGCACGTCCTGGATCTGCTCGAGCGCGACCCGATGGAATGCGCCGAGCTGCTGGACTGGCCGGCCAAGCTGCGCCTGCTCGAGGGTTTCCGGCAGCGGGAGAACCTGAGCTGGTCCGCGCCGCGACTGCACCTGGTGGACCTGCAGTATTCGGATGTCCGGCTGGACAAGGGCCTGTACAACCGGCTGGTCGCGCGTGGCTCGATGAAGCGTCTGGTCAGTGAACATCAGGTGATCGAGGCGGTGGACAACCCGCCGACCGACACCCGCGCGTATTTCCGCGGCGAATGCCTGCGCCGGTTCGGCGCCGACATCGCCGCGGCCAGTTGGGACTCGGTGATTTTCGATCTCGGTGGTGATTCGCTGGTGCGCATCCCGACGCTGGAGCCGCTGCGGGGCAGCAAGGCGCACGTCGGCGCGCTGCTGGACTCGGTCGACAGTGCCGTCGAACTGGTTGAACAACTGACGAGCTGA
- the prcB gene encoding proteasome subunit beta — protein MTWPFPDRLSTNSALPGFSAVNTSSFADLLRRQAPELLPAVLGGGGSQSGGDGAHLPHGTTIVALKYPGGVLIAGDRRSTQGNMIAGRDVKKVYITDDYTATGIAGTAAIAVEFARLYAVELEHYEKLEGVPLTFAGKVNRLAIMVRGNLAAAMQGLVALPLLAGYDIHAADPESAGRIVSFDAAGGWNIEEEGYQSVGSGSIFAKSSIKKLYAQVTDVDSAVRVAVEALYDAADDDSATGGPDLVRGIFPTAVTIGAEGAAEVPESRIAELAREVIQSRSRTDTFGPDGGEK, from the coding sequence GTGACCTGGCCTTTTCCCGATCGTCTGTCCACTAACTCGGCACTTCCCGGATTTTCCGCTGTAAATACGTCCTCTTTCGCCGATCTGTTGCGCCGCCAGGCGCCCGAATTACTCCCGGCTGTCCTGGGTGGCGGCGGTAGCCAATCCGGTGGTGACGGTGCGCATCTGCCGCACGGCACCACGATCGTGGCCCTGAAATACCCCGGCGGTGTCCTGATCGCCGGTGACCGGCGTTCGACGCAGGGCAACATGATCGCCGGCCGGGACGTCAAAAAGGTGTACATCACCGACGACTACACGGCGACCGGCATCGCCGGCACGGCCGCCATCGCCGTCGAATTCGCCCGCCTCTACGCCGTGGAGCTCGAGCACTACGAGAAGCTGGAAGGCGTGCCGCTCACGTTCGCCGGCAAGGTGAACCGGCTCGCGATCATGGTGCGCGGCAACCTTGCCGCCGCGATGCAGGGGCTGGTGGCCCTGCCGCTGCTGGCGGGCTACGACATCCACGCCGCCGACCCGGAAAGCGCCGGGCGCATAGTCTCGTTCGACGCCGCGGGCGGCTGGAACATCGAGGAAGAGGGCTACCAGTCGGTGGGGTCGGGATCGATCTTCGCGAAGTCTTCGATCAAGAAGTTGTACGCCCAAGTCACCGACGTCGATTCCGCGGTGCGGGTGGCCGTGGAGGCGTTGTACGACGCCGCCGACGACGATTCCGCCACCGGCGGACCGGATCTGGTGCGCGGGATCTTCCCGACGGCCGTCACCATCGGCGCCGAAGGCGCGGCCGAAGTCCCCGAGAGCCGCATCGCCGAGCTGGCCCGGGAGGTCATCCAAAGCCGCTCGCGCACCGACACTTTCGGCCCGGATGGCGGTGAGAAGTGA